In the Candidatus Latescibacter sp. genome, one interval contains:
- the trpB gene encoding tryptophan synthase subunit beta: MKTYKNYPDPAGYFELYGGRFVPETLMPVLVEMEQAYLAAKNDAAFKAELSALLRDYVGRPTPLTFAKRLTGRLGGAKIYLKREDLTHTGAHKINNAIGQALLARNMGKTRIIAETGAGQHGVATATSAALFGLACEIFMGSEDMRRQSLNVFRMKLLGAKVTEVNAGSRTLKDAINEAMRNWALTCRDTFYVFGTVLGPHPFPMMVRDFQSVIGREARAQILEKEGKLPDLLIACVGGGSNAMGLFNEFLDDPQVRMIGVEAGGRGKGYGEHAARFLTGRPGVLHGTYSWVLQDENGQISPTHSVSAGLDYPSVGPEHSMLRALNRAEYTYATDEECLGAFRLLSETEGIIPALESAHAVAHALKEAPGMSSEQVIIINLSGRGDKDVNTAIENIRF; encoded by the coding sequence GTGAAAACGTACAAAAACTATCCCGATCCGGCCGGGTATTTCGAGCTCTACGGTGGCCGTTTTGTACCGGAGACGCTCATGCCGGTTCTTGTAGAGATGGAACAGGCCTACCTCGCCGCGAAAAACGACGCCGCTTTCAAGGCGGAACTGAGCGCCCTGCTTCGCGATTATGTGGGAAGACCGACCCCTCTCACCTTTGCGAAACGCCTGACCGGGCGCCTGGGTGGAGCGAAAATATACCTTAAACGAGAGGACCTTACCCATACCGGGGCGCATAAGATCAACAACGCCATCGGTCAGGCTCTGCTGGCGCGGAATATGGGGAAAACACGGATAATTGCGGAAACCGGCGCCGGCCAGCATGGAGTCGCCACTGCCACTTCTGCGGCCCTGTTCGGCCTCGCCTGCGAGATTTTCATGGGATCCGAGGATATGCGCCGTCAATCACTGAACGTGTTCCGCATGAAGCTTCTCGGCGCAAAGGTCACCGAAGTTAACGCCGGCTCACGGACGCTGAAAGATGCCATCAACGAGGCAATGCGGAACTGGGCGCTCACCTGCCGCGATACTTTCTACGTATTCGGAACCGTGCTGGGGCCGCATCCGTTTCCCATGATGGTCCGTGATTTCCAGAGCGTGATCGGCCGTGAGGCGCGGGCGCAGATCCTGGAAAAGGAGGGGAAGCTCCCCGACCTGCTCATCGCCTGTGTGGGCGGCGGCTCCAACGCCATGGGGCTTTTCAATGAGTTTCTCGATGACCCTCAGGTGCGGATGATCGGGGTGGAAGCCGGCGGCCGCGGCAAGGGATACGGCGAACATGCGGCGCGGTTTCTGACCGGAAGGCCCGGCGTGCTGCACGGCACTTATTCCTGGGTTCTCCAGGATGAAAACGGCCAGATCAGTCCGACACATTCGGTATCGGCGGGGCTGGATTATCCGTCGGTGGGGCCGGAGCACTCCATGCTCCGCGCTCTCAACCGGGCGGAATACACCTATGCCACCGATGAAGAGTGTCTTGGAGCATTCCGATTACTCTCCGAGACGGAAGGAATAATCCCTGCCCTGGAAAGCGCCCATGCAGTTGCTCATGCCCTCAAAGAAGCGCCGGGAATGAGTTCGGAGCAGGTGATCATTATTAATCTCAGCGGCCGCGGCGACAAGGATGTCAATACCGCCATAGAAAACATCAGGTTCTGA
- a CDS encoding 4Fe-4S binding protein: protein MPHVISDECIACGTCSGTCPNEAISEGDGKFAINADVCSDCGTCVDDCPVSAISAQ, encoded by the coding sequence ATGCCTCACGTTATATCCGATGAGTGCATCGCGTGCGGCACCTGCTCCGGCACCTGCCCTAACGAGGCGATTTCCGAGGGTGACGGGAAATTTGCCATTAACGCCGATGTCTGTAGCGACTGCGGAACCTGTGTGGATGATTGCCCGGTAAGCGCAATTTCCGCTCAGTAA
- the trpA gene encoding tryptophan synthase subunit alpha — protein MNRLEKKFAELKRLEHKAFIAYITAGDPSLDSTVRLVREFEKQGVDCVELGVPFSDPIADGPVNQEAAMRALRNPIGVRQILDAVREIRRDSEIPIIFFAYYNSILSYGLERFVRDACESGLDGALLLDLPPEEAGEYKRLMDTKGLSTIFLVSPVTPDDRLKLITAYATGFIYYVSQMGVTGERDRIGESIPAMVERIRKLTSTPVAVGFGISRPEHVAEIARYADGVIVGSSIVRRIGENGEKPGFEKEIGCFVGTLARPLKEKV, from the coding sequence ATGAACAGGCTGGAAAAAAAATTTGCAGAGTTAAAAAGGCTTGAACACAAAGCTTTTATTGCCTACATTACCGCCGGCGACCCATCCCTCGATTCCACCGTGAGGCTGGTGAGGGAATTCGAGAAGCAGGGAGTGGATTGTGTCGAGTTGGGAGTTCCGTTTTCCGATCCGATCGCCGATGGCCCGGTCAACCAGGAAGCCGCCATGCGCGCGCTCCGAAATCCCATAGGGGTAAGGCAGATTCTCGATGCAGTGAGAGAAATTCGCCGGGATTCGGAAATACCGATCATATTCTTTGCCTATTACAATTCCATCCTCTCTTACGGCCTGGAACGGTTTGTCCGGGATGCTTGCGAGAGCGGTCTGGACGGGGCGCTCCTGCTTGATCTGCCTCCCGAAGAAGCCGGTGAATACAAGCGTCTCATGGATACAAAAGGTCTCTCGACCATATTTCTCGTTTCTCCGGTAACGCCGGATGACCGTCTGAAACTGATCACCGCTTATGCCACCGGATTCATTTACTATGTTTCCCAGATGGGAGTGACCGGGGAGCGGGACCGGATCGGTGAAAGCATCCCTGCCATGGTAGAAAGAATTCGTAAACTGACCTCTACGCCTGTGGCGGTTGGATTCGGAATATCACGGCCGGAACATGTAGCGGAGATTGCCCGGTATGCCGACGGGGTCATTGTGGGCAGCTCCATCGTACGGCGCATAGGGGAGAATGGAGAAAAACCCGGATTCGAAAAAGAGATAGGGTGTTTTGTCGGCACTCTGGCGAGACCTTTGAAAGAAAAAGTATAA
- the pheA gene encoding chorismate mutase → MDEIEGWRKRIDEIDTQLMELLNERAKCAMAIGKIKMAKGLKLYSPEREKAVLEHIKEQNKGPLENSAVERIFEHIIEESRRIEIIAV, encoded by the coding sequence ATGGATGAAATCGAAGGCTGGCGTAAACGAATAGATGAGATCGATACCCAGCTCATGGAACTGCTGAATGAACGCGCCAAATGCGCTATGGCCATAGGAAAAATAAAGATGGCAAAGGGCCTGAAACTCTACAGCCCCGAACGTGAGAAGGCGGTGCTCGAGCATATCAAGGAACAGAACAAAGGGCCCCTGGAGAATTCCGCGGTGGAGCGGATATTCGAGCATATTATCGAGGAAAGCAGGAGGATTGAAATAATAGCCGTCTGA